The window CGTCTTGTCCGTGGGCGAGGCGAACACCTCGGCGCCCCAGGTGCGCATCAGCGAGCGCCGGTAGGGCTTCTGCTCGTAGCTGATCTTCACCATATATACGGTGACGGCGAGCCCGAAGAGCTGGCCCGCGAAGGCCAGCGAGCTGCCCCACTGACCGGCGCCTGTTTCCGTAGCCAGCCGCCGCACGCCCGCCTTCGCGTTGTAGAAGGCCTGGGGCACCGCCGTGTTGGGCTTGTGGCTGCCCGCGGGCGAGACGCCCTCATACTTGTAATAGATGTGGGAGCGCGTGCCGAGCTGCTGCTCCAGGGCGCGGGCGCGGAACAGCGGCGAGGGCCGCCAGCGGGCCAGCGCGGCGCGCACCTCCTCGGGGATGGGGACCTCGCGCTGGGCGCTCATCTCCTGCTCGATGAGGGCCATGGGGAACAGCGGCGCCAGGTCGTCCGGCTTCACGGGCTGGAGCGTGCCCGGGTGCAGCACGGGCGCCGGAGGGGAGGGCAGATCCGGGATGATGTTGTACCAGTGGCGGGGGATCTGCTCGTCGGAGAGTAGGTACTTCAAGGGCATGGCCGGGCCTCCTGCGACGCGTGGAAGCGCGGGAGTGTACCGCGCGGGCATGCCCCGCTTCACTGCTGGTCCTAGGAATGAGAAGGCAGCAGCAGGGAGAAGGTGGTGCCTCGACCCACCTGGCTCTCCACCCGCATCTCTCCGCCCATCTTCTGGACGATGGCGTGGCTGATGGACAGGCCGAGCCCGCTGCCTACGCCCACCGGCTTGGTGGTGAAGAAGGGATCGAAGATGCGCGGCAGCACATCCGGGGGGATGCCGTGGCCGGTGTCGCTGATGTCCACGCGCACCCGCTCGCCCTCCCGCCGCGTGTGGACGCGCAGCCGATGGTCCCTCGCGGAGCCCGGCCGCATGGCGTGTACGGCGTTGATGATGAGGTTGAGGAACACCTGACTCAGGCGGCCCTCGCTGCCGAGCACCAGGGGCAGATCCTCCGCGTACGCCTTCTCCAACTGGGCCGTGCGCTTGAGCTCTCCCTGGGCGAGGTGCAGCGCCGCGTCCAGGTTCGCGTGGATGTCCAGCAGGGTGGGCTCCTCGTCGTGGCCCTGGTGGGACAGGTAGCGCATGCCGCGCACGATGTCCTGGATGCGTGAGGCCCCGTCCAGGCAGTCGGCGATGAGCTGCCGGGCCTCGGACAGCCCCCCGACCAGCGCGGGCGGGAGCGCGGGCTGGGTACACAGGTGTTGCTCCAGCTCGTCCCAGCGCGCCCGCAGGAAGTCGAGGTTGGAGAGCACATAGGCGGTGGGGTTGTTGATCTCATGGGCGATGCCCGCCGCCAGCACGCCCATGGCCATCAGCCGGTCGTTCTGGATGCCCTGCTGCTCCAGCCTCCGCCGCTCGGTGAGATCGTGCGCCACGAGCAGCAGGTTCCGCGAGTCGCCAGCGTCCTGGATCGATCCGATGATCTGCACCGCCGTCCGCGCGCCCGTGGCCGAGCGCAGGCCCTGGTCCTCCAGTCGCAGCGTGCCGCGGGTGAGCAACTCCCCCAGGGCGCGCTCCAGGGCGGCCTGTTCGCAGGAGGGGGCGAGCGTGTGAAAGGGCATGCCCAGGAGCTGGGAGCCGGGCATCCCCACGAGCTGCTCGGCCACCGGGTTGAGCTCGAGCACGCGCCCCGCCTCATCGAGGACGAAGACCGCGTCCAGGGAGGCCTCCATGAGCCGGCGGATGCGCCCGCGGGCCTCGTACACCTGGAACTCCAGCCGCGCGGCGTGCCGCTCCACCTCGCGCAGGGCATGGTGGAGCACGTTCTCCTGGACGCGGCGCTCGGTGATGTCCGCGAAGATGCCGAGCACCGCCCACACCTGGCCTTCCGGATCCCACAGCGGCACCTTGCTCGTCAGCAGCCAGTGATCGGTGCCCTGGGCCGTGCGGATGGGCTCTTCGATTCCGAGCTTGGGCATGCCGCTGTCCATCACCTGCAGATCATCCTGCCGGTAGGCCTTGATCTGCACGGGGGGCAGGCCGAGCTCCAGCTCCGTCCGGCCGACGATCTCCTCGGGCGAGGCCCGGCCGAGCTGGTGCGCGAAGGCGTCGTTGCAGCCCAGGAAGATGCCCTCGCGGTTCTTCCAGAAGACCGAGTGGGGGATGTGGGTGAGGACGTTGGTGAGGATCTCCCGCTGGGAGCGCAGCTCGCGCTCGACGCGCCGGCGCTCGAGGATCTCGGCCTGGAGGTCCTGGTTGAGCGCATCCAGGCGCGAGCGGGCCTCCTCCAGCTCGGCGTTGCGCTCCTGGGCCTGCTGGAGTTGGAGCCGCAGGCGCAAGTGCGTCTCGATCTGACGCCCCAGGTGCTCCAGGACGTGGAGCTGGCCGTCGTCCAGGTGGCGGGGAGTCCGATCGAAGATGCACAGGGCGCCGATCCGAGCCCCGTTATCGGCATGCAGAGGGACTCCGGCGCAGAAGCGGACGAAGGGCGCCCCGCGCACGCGCGGGTTGTCACGAAAGCGGGGATCCTCCAGCGCGTCGGCGACGATGAAGGGCCCGTCCTGCTGGATGACGTAGGTGGAGAAAGAGCTGGCGCGATCCAGGCGGGTGGTGCTGCTCGTCAGCCCGAGGCTGGCCTTGACCCAGAGGTGCTCCCGGTCCACCAGGCTCATGAGGGTGATGGGCACCTTGCACAGCTCCGCGGCGAGCCGGACGATGGCGTCGTACTCGGGCTCGGGCGGCCCCTCCAGCAGCCCGTACCGATAGAGGGATTGCAGGCGTTGCTCTTCCCCGAAATCGGGCGCGCTGGACTGGAGTCGCGACTGAAGCATGGCGGACCGCCCCCCAAGGGAAGATCCTGGTTTTCCGGTGAAACTCAGGGAAAACGCAAGGCTTTGC is drawn from Hyalangium ruber and contains these coding sequences:
- a CDS encoding PAS domain-containing protein produces the protein MLQSRLQSSAPDFGEEQRLQSLYRYGLLEGPPEPEYDAIVRLAAELCKVPITLMSLVDREHLWVKASLGLTSSTTRLDRASSFSTYVIQQDGPFIVADALEDPRFRDNPRVRGAPFVRFCAGVPLHADNGARIGALCIFDRTPRHLDDGQLHVLEHLGRQIETHLRLRLQLQQAQERNAELEEARSRLDALNQDLQAEILERRRVERELRSQREILTNVLTHIPHSVFWKNREGIFLGCNDAFAHQLGRASPEEIVGRTELELGLPPVQIKAYRQDDLQVMDSGMPKLGIEEPIRTAQGTDHWLLTSKVPLWDPEGQVWAVLGIFADITERRVQENVLHHALREVERHAARLEFQVYEARGRIRRLMEASLDAVFVLDEAGRVLELNPVAEQLVGMPGSQLLGMPFHTLAPSCEQAALERALGELLTRGTLRLEDQGLRSATGARTAVQIIGSIQDAGDSRNLLLVAHDLTERRRLEQQGIQNDRLMAMGVLAAGIAHEINNPTAYVLSNLDFLRARWDELEQHLCTQPALPPALVGGLSEARQLIADCLDGASRIQDIVRGMRYLSHQGHDEEPTLLDIHANLDAALHLAQGELKRTAQLEKAYAEDLPLVLGSEGRLSQVFLNLIINAVHAMRPGSARDHRLRVHTRREGERVRVDISDTGHGIPPDVLPRIFDPFFTTKPVGVGSGLGLSISHAIVQKMGGEMRVESQVGRGTTFSLLLPSHS